From the genome of Coffea eugenioides isolate CCC68of unplaced genomic scaffold, Ceug_1.0 ScVebR1_838;HRSCAF=1584, whole genome shotgun sequence:
CTTCAGGATGTGAACCAAATTAATCCCCAATATTTGGGCCAAAACATATACAGCCCCCcatccaaaaaacaaaaatacataGTTTGGCCGAATTGATCTCGAATGTCTTGACCTAGAGAAATGTAGCCCAAAAGTATTCAATTGTCTGTCATGTTGCATAAAAATCTCATAAAAAGTTATGATAATTACATAAAAAGGTATTAGAATGATAAATACTAtaggaaaaaaacaaaaattacaaaaaataataaaaatataaaataaatacactattttctattttgcatagtatttgtaaataaaatttaCACTTATGAAGAGAAAAACACATTTTACAACTTTAGAAAATGCCCTAAAACTAGATTATTGTTTCAGGTCCTAGACTTATTATTACACCTTGTAAATAAAGCAAAATAAGTTTAACAACCAAAACTTGATTATTGTACATTTTATATTACTTAATCCATGATTATAAGAAAGTATACAAATAAACAAACGGAGCACATCACATGATTTATGAATTCAGTAAATCTGCCAAATCTAGCATTGTCTTCATTTGGACAGAATTTAGTATTACACTTATTTTAcagtttctaaatttttttcaaCCTTTGTGCTTTTTATATAATCTCATTTAGTTCTTGTAATTCAACGGATTCTGCTGTTTTTTAAATACATTTTTGGTGACGTCCTGCAACTTTTCAATGCAACACCGGGGACAAATTTTGCCAAATTAAATATTTTAGGGACTATATTTGTTCAAATTAAAACATTGGGGAATAAGTTTGGCCAAAATTGAATATGTTAGGGACTACATTTCCTATGACCAAGGATCAGAGTTCAATTTGGTTCACACACTAAACATTGAGgattaaaatttcaattttccttaacttctttttcttttttttggcaaaaaaaaaggTCAGTTTTCGCTAACTATATAGATGGAGGTGCTCTTAGAGATATAAGGACGGTATAATTGGTGTGAGAGTACCTAAGCTTTGAAATCATAAGGTTGCGCATATATTAAATTTCAAACATGATTGACTATAGCAAAACCTGGCTAAAGTATCAGGGCATAATTGTCGAATCTGTTCAAATAAATTGCAGTAATGACTTGGACTAAAAAACCAGGCATTAAATATTTAACTAGTACCCAACAATATTGACTTAGTTTACAGAAATTAAATTACAACAAATCAGATATAATTGGTCAAGGATCCGAAAAAAATTTGCTCCTTTGTCTCCAGGCCAATCATATTAAGTTGACCTCTGCTCTCATCCAAGAAAGTATAGCCTTCTGGTCTGAAATTACAATTTGATCATGAAGAAAACTCACAAAACATGCCTTTTGATTCATCATTTGTTGATACTTTGTTTGACAACTTGCTCAATCATTGCAGCAAACGACATCACCACTGATCAATCTGCTCTTCTCGCCTTAAAATCCCATCTCACTGCAGACCCTCGCAATCTTCTGAAAACCAATTGAACTACTACTGCATCTACATGCATCTGGAATGGAGTTACGTGCAGTTCTCGCCATCACAGGGTGACTGCCTTAAATATTTCAAACATGGGTCTTACAGGCACCATTCCTCGACTACTTGGAAACCTTTCATTTCTGGTTACTCTGGATTTGAGTGGCAACAAATTCCAGGGAAGTCTGCCTCAGGAGATTGTTTATTTGCACAGACTTCGGGTGATCAATTTAAGTTTCAATAACTTCACTGGACAAATTCCTTCCTGGTTTAGCTTCTTAACCTGCCTCAAATACTTGAATCTGAAAAAGAATAATTTTACACGTTTGATCCCTCATTCTCTCTTCAACCTTTTAAAGCTTGAAAACTTGATTCTATCATCCAACTCCATTCAAGGAATCATTCCAGAGGAGATTGGAAATCTTCATAGCCTGAAGTATGTAGACATTGAAACCAACCAACTTAATGACTCCATACCATCTTCAGTCTTCAACATATCAACGCCAGAAACTATAGCGCTTGGACATAGCCCGTTTGGAAATCTG
Proteins encoded in this window:
- the LOC113759009 gene encoding LRR receptor-like serine/threonine-protein kinase FLS2, whose product is MGLTGTIPRLLGNLSFLVTLDLSGNKFQGSLPQEIVYLHRLRVINLSFNNFTGQIPSWFSFLTCLKYLNLKKNNFTRLIPHSLFNLLKLENLILSSNSIQGIIPEEIGNLHSLKYVDIETNQLNDSIPSSVFNISTPETIALGHSPFGNLPTDVCLNLTKLKKLSSIPKAVGALCNLNIPSSTGGLQMLLTLSLAENKLQGSIPDSMGDLSNLVFLDLSNNNLSGLIPKSLVALQFLSYVNLSLNNLWGEIPSDGPFKNFTSQSFMSNGGLCGSTRFLVPP